A stretch of the Oceanicola sp. D3 genome encodes the following:
- a CDS encoding ABC transporter ATP-binding protein, with protein MAGQVPPYARPEDRKTTPMYDLSCTDLTKKFGTFTAVSDVSLDIPSGSFFSILGPSGCGKTTLMRMIAGFESPTAGDIRIKGESVLNLPPNRRNVKMVFQHLALFPMMSVGENIAYGLRCRGEPKSEIAGKVARVLDRVGLPGTEDKKIEQLSGGQKQRIAIARCMVLEPDVLLLDEPLGALDLKLRERMKIELKQLQHQFETTFLYITHDQSEALVMSDNVAVMNAGRFEQIGAPKELYDAPASGFVAGFVGDATVLAGKLGEVKGGEGRVVLEGGGEVIGTVADGAKSGDAVEVFLRPEALSLGAGAEGCTLKGTVDSLLFNGAASRILVRAGNALIEVADPEQRAGATEGGTTDVSWAPDRARIFTRRPGA; from the coding sequence ATGGCGGGACAAGTCCCGCCCTACGCCCGCCCGGAAGACAGAAAGACCACCCCCATGTATGACCTGAGCTGCACCGATCTGACCAAGAAGTTCGGCACCTTCACCGCCGTCTCCGATGTGTCGCTCGACATTCCCTCAGGCTCGTTCTTCTCGATCCTCGGGCCATCGGGCTGCGGCAAGACCACGCTGATGCGGATGATTGCGGGCTTCGAGAGCCCCACTGCCGGAGACATCCGGATCAAGGGTGAAAGCGTGCTCAACCTGCCGCCCAACCGGCGCAACGTGAAGATGGTGTTCCAGCACCTCGCGCTGTTTCCGATGATGAGCGTAGGCGAAAACATCGCCTATGGCCTGCGCTGCCGGGGCGAGCCGAAAAGCGAGATTGCCGGCAAGGTGGCCCGCGTGCTGGACCGGGTGGGCCTGCCCGGCACCGAAGACAAGAAGATCGAGCAGCTCTCGGGCGGGCAAAAGCAGCGCATCGCCATTGCCCGCTGCATGGTGCTTGAGCCCGATGTGCTGCTGCTGGACGAACCCCTTGGCGCGCTCGACCTCAAACTGCGCGAGCGTATGAAGATCGAGCTGAAGCAGCTGCAGCACCAGTTTGAAACCACCTTTCTCTACATCACCCACGACCAGTCGGAAGCGCTGGTTATGAGTGACAATGTTGCCGTGATGAACGCTGGGCGCTTCGAGCAGATCGGCGCGCCGAAGGAGCTTTACGATGCGCCCGCCTCCGGCTTCGTGGCCGGTTTCGTTGGCGATGCCACGGTGCTGGCCGGCAAGCTGGGCGAGGTCAAAGGCGGCGAAGGCCGGGTGGTGCTGGAGGGCGGCGGCGAGGTGATTGGCACCGTGGCAGACGGCGCAAAAAGCGGCGACGCGGTAGAGGTGTTCTTGCGGCCCGAAGCCCTGAGCCTTGGCGCGGGGGCCGAGGGCTGCACCCTGAAGGGCACGGTGGATAGCCTGCTGTTCAACGGCGCCGCCAGCCGCATCCTCGTCCGCGCGGGCAACGCGCTGATCGAGGTGGCGGACCCGGAGCAGCGCGCCGGGGCAACAGAGGGCGGCACAACAGACGTAAGCTGGGCACCGGACCGCGCCCGCATCTTTACCCGGAGGCCCGGCGCATGA
- a CDS encoding ABC transporter permease translates to MQGSRGLMWIYRSYVVVFFLYLVAPLVAAGVFAFNDSMFPSLPWNGFTWDWFFSPNEPKLGLFHDDRLLQGMGNSLYIGVIVAALSVAAGTCNAFLFVRKDFRFKNALYVLMVVPLVIPGVILGISILVLASTIAGLADQWFGVFLTSLRPGIPLVVMGQFSFLVTITSLVIIARLEKFDISLEEAALNLGASRARTLATVTLPFLFPAMFSAFVVAFLVSFENFNTTLFLVGSDSPLTITMYDRMVKAGSTPVLNATSVVLMLGSGLLALLSVFAQRPKKQA, encoded by the coding sequence ATGCAGGGTTCTCGCGGCCTCATGTGGATTTACCGCTCTTACGTGGTGGTGTTCTTCCTCTACCTCGTCGCCCCGCTGGTTGCGGCGGGTGTCTTTGCCTTCAACGATTCCATGTTTCCCTCGCTGCCATGGAACGGCTTTACGTGGGATTGGTTCTTCTCGCCAAATGAGCCCAAGCTCGGCCTCTTCCATGACGACCGACTACTGCAGGGCATGGGCAACTCGCTCTACATCGGCGTTATCGTCGCCGCGCTTTCGGTGGCGGCGGGCACCTGCAACGCCTTCCTCTTCGTGCGCAAGGACTTCCGCTTCAAAAACGCGCTCTACGTGCTGATGGTCGTGCCGCTGGTGATCCCCGGCGTGATCCTCGGCATCTCGATCCTCGTTCTGGCCTCAACCATCGCCGGACTCGCCGACCAATGGTTTGGCGTGTTCCTCACCTCGCTCCGTCCGGGCATCCCGCTGGTGGTGATGGGCCAGTTCTCCTTCCTCGTCACGATCACCTCACTGGTCATCATCGCGCGGCTGGAAAAGTTTGACATCTCGCTCGAAGAGGCGGCGCTAAACCTCGGCGCCTCGCGGGCGCGCACCTTGGCAACCGTCACGCTGCCGTTTCTCTTTCCGGCGATGTTCTCGGCCTTCGTCGTGGCCTTCCTCGTGTCGTTCGAGAACTTCAACACCACGCTGTTCCTCGTCGGCTCCGATTCACCGCTGACGATCACCATGTATGACCGGATGGTGAAGGCGGGCAGCACGCCGGTGCTCAACGCCACATCGGTGGTGCTGATGCTCGGCTCCGGCCTGCTGGCGCTGCTCTCGGTCTTTGCCCAGCGGCCCAAAAAGCAGGCGTGA
- a CDS encoding ABC transporter permease, translating into MSRDAGKLSLILLFTPFALWIGLLIILPQIGIGYVSIREKVGINQYEYGFKNYIDFITEPVYRNTLLRTAWMSILVTALALVIGFPIAWYIAKIARERSRAALFLMCLIPLWVSDLVRAYGWIVLLRETGVISMTLVKWGIINQPIEMLYNDMTVIIGLVYTVILFMIVPLVSTLQGMDDALLEAGYNLGGSRITVFRRIIVPYAMPGIVAGCIITFMLTAGSYLTPILLGGKNSSWFTEQIYNQFITRYNWESGSAFGVSLLVFTSFVVWAGLRLTGQSLATTVAKE; encoded by the coding sequence ATGAGCCGCGACGCGGGAAAACTCTCTCTGATCCTGCTGTTCACGCCCTTTGCGCTGTGGATCGGCCTGCTGATTATCCTGCCGCAAATCGGCATCGGCTATGTCTCGATCCGCGAGAAGGTGGGGATCAACCAGTATGAATACGGGTTCAAGAACTACATAGATTTCATCACCGAGCCGGTCTATCGCAACACTCTGCTGCGCACGGCGTGGATGAGCATTCTCGTCACCGCTCTGGCGCTGGTGATCGGCTTTCCCATCGCTTGGTATATCGCCAAGATCGCCCGCGAACGCTCCCGCGCCGCGCTGTTCCTGATGTGCCTCATCCCTCTCTGGGTGTCGGACCTGGTGCGCGCCTATGGCTGGATCGTGCTGCTGCGCGAAACCGGGGTGATCTCGATGACGCTGGTGAAATGGGGCATCATCAACCAGCCCATCGAGATGCTCTACAACGACATGACGGTCATCATTGGCCTCGTTTATACCGTGATCCTCTTCATGATCGTGCCGCTGGTATCCACCCTGCAAGGCATGGACGACGCGCTGCTGGAAGCGGGGTATAACCTCGGCGGCTCGCGCATCACCGTCTTCCGTCGCATCATCGTGCCCTATGCGATGCCGGGCATCGTGGCCGGCTGCATCATCACCTTCATGCTGACGGCGGGCAGCTACCTGACGCCGATCCTGCTGGGAGGCAAAAACTCCAGCTGGTTCACCGAGCAGATCTACAACCAGTTCATCACCCGATATAACTGGGAGAGCGGCTCGGCCTTTGGCGTTTCGCTCCTCGTCTTCACCTCCTTCGTGGTCTGGGCCGGGCTCCGGCTGACCGGGCAGAGCCTGGCGACCACCGTGGCAAAGGAGTGA